taatcctcttagtctcccctgctcatacgggagaacatagtgctgatatcccgctaatctgaaggatttcgtggccgggaaaagagtttcttccaaaacgattatatctgctttcgtgctgattgcagcctcctgaagtgtgtgttttttatttccaagaccttgtatgttccactgcagaattcgtaatggccagacgacgggttcggttggtgttgcttgttctactagaactcctcctcggaatcgacctctatattctccgcctcgcaagtcgtgtcgctgcaaatcggactgcattgacagttcgtggtcatccccgacgttgttggaatctgtgcataactgtggtccatcgctatgttgttggaagtgcagcaggtcggactgcattgattgtccgtggtcaaccccggcattgtcggaatctgtgcagaactgtggtccatcactttgttgttggtattgctgcaagtcggactgcattgattgctcgcggccgtttcttgtgttggcggaacctgcgcatcCCTGCTGTTCAAttcgtctttgttggcgttgctgcagatcagactgcattggctgttgttgtctgtctcctgtgttggaagattctgttgatcgtgggtggtcactgcgtcttgcagttgcgtttgtgaatgtcgatgttccggtgtcttgactagccgactgttgttggtagtcagtatgtccaagttgcgttgtttgtcctcttgtgctccatcctgtcggagactgtctatgtctcgtgtaactgtggtctgctgcacgatcttgtccattatcacacaagtgatgtcttgagtctgttgttgtgaggcgttctgcgtcatctgtaggcaattgataatggtctctgccatgatcttcacgatggttttcagctggacctcggtaaaactgtatagctggtgagtagattccaaaagtaagtgttttctgctcttttgcatttgctggacttctgcaacactttcgtgtaatgtctgattcggaattgacagattcgggaaattttgctccgtgagagcgggtggctgttgtggctgtgcacgagtgttccagacgttggtgttggaggATGTATTGCTGGGCAGTGTgttgatcctggcctgagctgtctgcactttttgtttccgtgcacagcaggttgtgctccaggcatgatgtttgcctccacaatttggacatttggctgtagtggtctggtttgccttgtgcttggcaatacagtctttggtgggatgtctcaggctgcacactccgcacctctcctgtcctgtgcagcgtgactgatggtggccgtatttctgacacctgaagcagcgtaggggttccgggacgtatggcctctgtcggtatgtcccccaatttccaagaccgaaagatTCTGGCAcacgtcccatgacggtcaccagaacctgacgcgtcgctgccttgtctacttttgtgcaacacacgttgtaatctccgtaagttcttcaccgattgctttgaaattttgacacaacgttccattcgaatacgtgcgtgctTTTAAATACCTACCATATAGATGCCATACCTACGACAGGTAAAAAAATGCATTTTTAGAAAAACAGCGTGATCTTTGCACGTAAGGGCAACacgcgctatactaaatatataacgcttccatttcaatgtttccgattgcactgataaattgaattgtCATACATTTGGatgtattttcattttcatttaattattttgtgtggcattgtGTTAGACTGGAGCTGTGTTATTTATaatcattcatttcgtgagtattgtttatttttttatttttttcatttcgttttttaactgttcttatttttcagtgatcggaacatcagatcatttgatgttcccaattttctgatgggaacatcagatcgtttTGGGAATGAATTGGACGAGAGAGAGTggtgggaatggtgaggaggatgaTGGGGCGGGAgcgggggttggtggggaggacgaggggacaggggagggggtaaacgTGGGGAAGCCGAGcagacgggggagttggggatgattgagacgatgggacgggggaatggagaatagtggggaggacaaggagacgtgggagtgggaaatggtggagaGGAAGAGGGGAAAATAGTAGGCAGGACGAGGGGATGGcaggtggggaatggtggggaggacgaggggatggtaggtggggaatggtggggaggacgcggGGTTggggggaagtggggaatggttgggaggacgaggggatggaggaaTGCGGTGAGGACTGAGGGACAGGGAAAGGACGCTGTGGCTCAACAATGCGCATgcattgctgaaccacagcaatgcATGGCCGGTTACAGCTAGCACCTAATAATTACACTAGTTCAATTCTGGACTGGATTTTCACTCATCAGTAATTGGTGATAACTTGGCTACTCTGAACTGAGATCACAGTTGTCAGTATGTGTACCTAACTACTTTGTACCACGTTCTAAGCCCAGTAGTCTTcattaagtggggatcacttagctactgtgcgccgtgttctgaggccagtggtcgtcacacagtcatcagAAGGTAGGGATTAATTAGCTATTGTCCACCGTGTTCTGAGGCATCTGGTCTTCACGAGGTCATCAGTAAGTggagatcacttagctactgtgcaccgtgatCTGAGGCCAGTCACTGTTGTCAGTAAGTAAGGATCACCACGATAGTGTGAACCATGTTCTGAGGCCACTTgtcgtcacacagtcatcagtagAAACGGACACGGAGCTAATATGCACCTATTTCTGAGGCGATTGGTCGTCACAGTCGTCagaaagtggggatcacttagctactgtgtacgaTGTTCTGAGGCTTCTGGTCGTCACAGTCGTAACTAAGAAGGGATCACTTAACTACTGTATACCGCGTACTGAGACCAGTATGGTTGCAACCCACAAgagtttggtgactcgcaccatcacgaggcttcctagtggtcgtcgtgtataaagagaaagaaggtttagaagaggagagaaagggtgcgcctatagtcatgacccatcaacaaatggtcatcttccagCATCGCACTTCTCTCCAAACAATGACTGAACACAATATATTATGAATGTTTTAGTGTCCCTTTAAAGATAGGAGATACACAGTATTGTTTTCTTATGAGTGAGGGAGGGCAATCAAATAAAGAGCATATATATcatcttaattacaattaatttTTAGCCAATATATTAGGTCATATAAAAATTAAAAGTCATATATAAACTTGTATTAAGTTCTAAAAAACTTTATAGTCACTTCAATTCCTAAGTTagttttgtataaaaattaaagaaaaaaaattaaaagaaaatatttaaatataaatttttatatCTAATTTTATAAGAATTATATCACTGAAAACTTTGTTTTATTGCTGATAATTTTAATAGGTAAATAGTAAATTCATTCTCACTCTTAAGTAATTGGTGATAGATTGACTACTCTGAACTGAGATCACAGTAGTCGGTATGTGTAATTAGCTACTGTGGACCACGTTCTGAGCCCAGTAGTCGTCATTAAGTAGGGATCACGTAgctactgtgcactgtgttgTGAGGTCCctggtcgtcacacagtcatcagtaagtaCGGGTTacctagctactgtgcaccgtgttccgaagccaatggtcttcacacagtcatcagtaagttGAGATtttttagctactgtgcaccgtgttctcaggccagtggtcgtcacagttgtcagtaagtTGGGAGTAAAAAAGTAAGAGTGTGTCAgtaagagtgcctcactacaccagagtgtctctctacaccagagtgtctctctacaccaaagtgtctctctacaccagagtgtctcactacaccagagtgtctcactacaccagagtgcctcactacaccagagtgtctctctacaccagagtgtctctctacaccagagtgtctctctacaccagagtgtctcactacaccagagtgtctcactacaccagagtgcctcactacaccagagagtctcactacaccagagtgtctcactacaccagagtgcctcactacaccagagtgcctcactacaccagagtgtctcactacaccagagtgtctcactacaccagagtgcctcactacaccagagtgtctcactacaccagagtgtctcactacaccagagtgtctcactacaccagagtgcctcactacaccagagtgcctttcTACCCCAGAGCGCCTCTCTACCCCAGAGTGCTTCTCTACCCCAGAGCGACTCTCTACGCCAGAGCGCCTCTCTACCCCAGAGCGACTCTCTACGCCAGAGCGACTCTCTACCCCAGAGCGACTCTCTACGCCAGAGCGACTCTCTACCCCAGAGCGACTCTCTACGCCAGAGCGCCTCTCTACCCCAGAGCGACTCTCTACCCCAGAGCGACTCTCTATGCCAGAGCGACTCTCTACGCCAGAGCGCCTCTCTACCCCAGAGCGACTCTCTACGCCAGAGCGACTCTCTACGCCAGAGCGACTCTCTACCCCAGAGCGCCTTTCTATGCCAGAGCGACTCTCTACGCCAGAGCGACTCTCTACGCCAGAGCGACTCTCTACGCCAGAGCGACTCTCTACGCCAGAGCGACTCTCTACCCCAGAGCGCCTTTCTACGCCAGAGCGACTCTCTACGCCAGAGCGCCTCTCTACCCCAGAGCGCCTCTCTACCCCAGAGCGCCTCTCTACCCCAGAGCGCCTCTCTACCCCAGAGCGCCTCTCTACCCCAGAGCGCCTCTCTACCCCAGAGCGCCTCTCTACCCCAGAGCGCCTCTCTACCCCAGAGCGCCTCTCTACCCCAGAGCGCCTCTCTACCCCAGAGCGCTTctctaccccagagtgtctcaccacaccagagtgcctcactacaccagagtgtctcactacaccagagtgtctcactacaccagagtgtctcactacaccagagtgcctcactacactagagtgcctcactacactagagtgcctcactacaccagagtgcctcactacaccagagtgcctcactacaccagagtgcctcactacaccagagtgcctcactacaccagagtgcctcactacaccagagtgcctcactacaccagagtgcctcactacaccagagtgcctcactacaccagagtgcctcactacaccagagtgcctcactacaccagagtgcctcactacaccagagtgcctcactacaccagagtgcctcactacaccagagtgcctcactacaccagagtgcctctctaccccAGAGCGCCTCTCTACCCCAGAGCGCCTCTCTACCCCAGAGCGACTCTCTACCCCAGAGCGACTCTCTACGCCAGAGCGACTCTCTACGCCAGAGCGCCTCTCTACCCCAGAGCGACTCTCTACGCCAGAGCGACTCTCTACGCCAGAGCGACTCTCTACCCCAGAGCGCCTTTCTATGCCAGAGCGACTCTCTACGCCAGAGCGACTCTCTACGCCAGAGCGACTCTCTACGCCAGAGCGACTCTCTACGCCAGAGCGACTCTCTACCCCAGAGCGCCTTTCTACGCCAGAGCGACTCTCTACGCCAGAGCGCCTCTCTACCCCAGAGCGCCTCTCTACCCCAGAGCGCCTCTCTACCCCAGAGCGCCTCTCTACCCCAGAGCGCCTCTCTACCCCAGAGCGCCTCTCTACCCCAGAGCGCCTCTCTACCCCAGAGCGCCTCTCTACCCCAGAGCGCCTCTCTACCCCAGAGCGCCTCTCTACCCCAGAGCGCTTctctaccccagagtgtctcaccacaccagagtgcctcactacaccagagtgtctcactacaccagagtgtctcactacaccagagtgtctcactacaccagagtgcctcactacactagagtgcctcactacactagagtgcctcactacaccagagtgcctcactacaccagagtgcctcactacaccagagtgcctcactacaccagagtgcctcactacaccagagtgcctcactacaccagagtgcctcactacaccagagtgcctcactacaccagagtgcctcactacaccagagtgcctcactacaccagagtgcctcactacaccagagtgcctcactacaccagagtgcctcactacaccagagtgcctcactacaccagagtgcctcactacaccagagtgtctcacttcacaagagtgtctcactacaccagagtgtctcactacaccagagtgtctcactacaccagagtgtctcactacactagagtgtctcactacaccagagtgcctcactacaccagagtgtctcactacaccagagtgtctcactacaccagagtgtctcactacactagagtgtctcactacaccagagtgtctctctacactctataggtgccataggcacaatcagagaacactgtataaacatcagaggtccccggttcttcaacactctcccagcaagcataagaaatattgccggaacaaccgtggacatcttcaagaggaaactagatttattcctccaaggagtgccggaccaaccgggctgtggtgggtatgtgggcctgcgggccgctccaagcaacagcctggtggaccaaactctcacaagtcaagcctggcctcgggccgggcttggagagtagaagaactcccagaaccccatcaaccaggtatatgtgggcctgcgggccgctccaagcaacagcctggtggaccaaactctcacaagtcaagcctggcctcgggccgggcttggagagtagaagaactcccagaaccccatcaaccaggtatatgtgggcctgcgggccgctccaagcaacagcctggtggaccaaactctcacaagtcaagcctggcctcgggccgggcttggagagtagaagaactcccagaaccccatcaaccaggtatatgtgggcctgcgggccgctccaagcaacagcctggtggaccaaactctcacaagtcaagcctggcctcgggctgggcttggggagtagaacaactcccagaaccccatcaaccaggtaaccaggtacaccagagtgtctcactaccccagagtcccTCTCTACGCCAGAGCGCCTCTCTACGCCAGAGCGCCTCACTACGCCAGAGCGCCTTACTACGCCACTTTTCGTCACGCAGTCTTAAGTATGGCTCACTTAGCAACTGTATACCGTGTTCTGAGGACAGTGTAGTTACAACCCACAGgagtttggtgactcgcaccatcacgaggcttcctagtggtcgtcgggtgtaaagagaaagaaggtttagaagaggagagaaagggtgcgcctatagtcatgacccatcaacaaaaggtcatcttccagcatcgcacttctctcgaaacaatgaatgatcacaatatattatgaatattttaGTTACCCTCTAAAGATGTACTAAAAAACAACACTACTACCTACCTTGTGAGTGTGAGAAAAGaatcaaataaatataattaatttaCACTTAATTATAATTACTTCTTAAAACAATTATAATttacatatattttaattaacataTTAGATAATGTGTACAAAATTATTTGCATATTTTAAGGTAATTTTAAATCCCTTTTATATCAATTGATAGTTTTTATATAAAAACTtaaaaacatgtttaaaaataaaacaaatttatgAATAATCTTGATTTTAATTCTTATTTacaaaaataatgaaaaatttaCGATAATACCTAATAATTATCAAACTTAAAGACAGAAAATGATTATTATTCATCAGTATTTGGTGACGGCTTGGCTACTCTAAATTGAGATCACAGTCGTCGGTATGTGTAATTAGATACTGTGTACCACGTTTCGAGCCCAGTAATCGTCATTAAGTGGAGTTCACTTAGCTTCTGTGCATCGTGTTTTGAAGCCACTTGTCGTCATACAGTCATCTCAAAGTGGGTATtaattagctactgtgcaccgtgttctcaGGCCACTATTCGTCACAGTCATCTCAAAGTGGGGATtaattagctactgtgcaccgtgttctaaGGCCACTATTCGTCACACAGCTATCTGTAAGTGGGGATCAcgtagctactgtgcaccgtgttttgaggccactggtcgtcacacagtcatcagtaagtgaggatcacttagctactgtgcaccgtgttctgagACCAGTGGGCGTCACTGTTGTCAGTAGGTGGCGATCACTTAGATACTGTGCACCATGTTCTGAagccagtggtcgtcacagtcatcagtgaggatcacttagctactgtggagCGTGTTCTGAGGTCACAGTCGAACGTCATAGGGGATCACTTacctactgtg
Above is a window of Procambarus clarkii isolate CNS0578487 chromosome 3, FALCON_Pclarkii_2.0, whole genome shotgun sequence DNA encoding:
- the LOC123749521 gene encoding uro-adherence factor A-like encodes the protein MANLAPRLRKRQTFLVLQVEDGCLKLAMYTCAGEERLSTPECFSTPERLSTPERLSTPERLSTPERLSTPERLSTPERLSTPERLSTPERLSTPERLSTPERLSMPERLSTPERLSTPERLSTPERLSTPERLSTPERLSMPERLSTPERLSTPERLSTPERLSTPERLSTPERLSTPERLSTPERLSTPERLSTPERLSTPERLSTPERLSTPERLSTPERLSTPERLSTPERLSTPEQRLSTPERLSTPERLSTPERLSTPERLSTPERLSTPERLSTPERLSTPERLSTPERLSMPERLSTPERLSTPERLSTPERLSTPERLSTPERLSTPERLSTPERLSTPERLSTPERLSTPERLSTPERLSTPERLSTPERLSTPERLSTPERLSTPERLSTPERFSTPECLTTPESLVTRTITRLPSGRRV